In Deinococcus sp. Marseille-Q6407, a single window of DNA contains:
- the yccS gene encoding YccS family putative transporter — protein MTNVKKPFPLPDPKLLDTLPMFVSISLATAAVWALHIPELAMPLMLGVIAGGLVDLDHRLTGRLTNVAFALLAFMVASLAAQLTLGNGLLFAAVMTALTFVSTLIGGAGTRYQTIAFGTLAVATYTSLTYTPEAPWYLHPLLILTGTLLYSSVTVVHQLLFPHRPVQLRLAAAYAALAGAFSAKAALFDPDAADDLPQRQLALARQNSAVTASFNGCRRALFYRVRGQRLHARTARMLRYYLAAQDMHERLSSAHFDYRELTAHLQHTDLIFRLGRLLELQGQACREVAVSLRHNTPYRAGPQLKRAMQGAADSFQRYSAAHPVGPSLPALQRLLGNLEGVNVQLEQLSVDPPAGAHAASGDVRIAAAEAEDLPVALLTLRRNLGLHSPVFRHAVRLSLVVAVSSLIAAIFHLKLGYWILLTALFVCQPNYSATKNRVGQRVAGTVLGVVVGSLVPFFASSLESQLLIIVVCTALFFILRSTRYGLSTFFVTIQALTSLSLAGLDLYAVMPLRVTDTVAGSVIAWLAVTLLWPDWRHLALDRTAARAFRSAADYLDQITEQLRSAGPQGEPLEYRVARRRAHEDAAQLSSALSDMSSEPRRYAGRLQSGFDLLQLDSTLLGYISALGAYRSRLGPGPDPARLADLLRPAGQLSDLLRRLGELDRPAFDAALARVQADLDRLRPADPADPSQVLWQQLALIAGLLEPAYQALQQASAPAQAPLGPGPAPLPG, from the coding sequence GTGACCAACGTGAAAAAGCCCTTTCCCTTGCCCGACCCCAAGTTGCTGGATACGCTGCCGATGTTTGTCAGCATCAGTCTGGCAACGGCGGCGGTCTGGGCGCTGCACATCCCCGAGCTGGCAATGCCGCTGATGCTGGGCGTGATTGCCGGCGGGCTGGTGGACCTGGACCACCGCCTGACCGGGCGGCTGACCAACGTGGCTTTCGCGCTGCTGGCGTTCATGGTGGCCTCGCTGGCCGCGCAGCTCACGCTGGGCAACGGGCTGCTGTTTGCGGCCGTGATGACTGCCCTGACCTTCGTCTCTACCCTAATCGGGGGGGCCGGCACCCGCTACCAGACCATCGCTTTCGGCACGCTGGCGGTGGCGACCTATACCTCGCTCACCTACACACCCGAGGCCCCCTGGTATCTGCACCCGCTGCTGATTCTGACCGGCACGCTGCTCTACAGCAGTGTCACGGTGGTGCATCAGCTGCTGTTTCCGCACCGGCCGGTGCAGCTGCGCCTGGCCGCCGCCTACGCGGCCCTGGCCGGGGCTTTCAGCGCCAAGGCGGCCCTATTTGACCCGGACGCGGCCGATGACCTGCCGCAGCGGCAGCTGGCCCTGGCCCGGCAGAACTCGGCAGTGACAGCCAGTTTCAATGGGTGCCGCCGCGCCCTGTTCTACCGGGTACGCGGCCAGCGCCTGCACGCCCGCACGGCCCGGATGCTGCGCTACTACCTGGCGGCGCAGGACATGCACGAACGGCTCAGTTCGGCGCACTTCGACTACCGCGAACTGACGGCACACCTGCAGCACACCGACCTGATTTTCCGGCTGGGCCGCCTGCTGGAACTGCAGGGGCAGGCCTGCCGCGAGGTGGCCGTTAGCCTGCGCCACAATACGCCTTACCGCGCCGGTCCCCAGCTGAAGCGGGCCATGCAGGGCGCGGCCGACTCGTTTCAGCGCTACAGCGCCGCACACCCGGTGGGCCCCAGCCTCCCGGCGCTGCAGCGCCTGCTGGGCAACCTGGAGGGGGTAAATGTTCAGCTGGAACAGCTCAGCGTGGACCCGCCCGCCGGCGCCCACGCGGCTTCCGGCGATGTCCGGATTGCCGCTGCCGAGGCCGAAGACCTGCCGGTCGCGCTGCTGACACTGCGCCGCAACCTGGGTCTGCACTCGCCGGTGTTCCGGCACGCGGTGCGGCTGTCGCTGGTGGTGGCGGTGTCGTCCCTGATTGCGGCAATCTTTCACCTGAAACTGGGCTACTGGATTCTGCTGACGGCACTGTTCGTCTGCCAGCCCAACTACTCGGCCACCAAGAACCGGGTGGGGCAGCGGGTGGCCGGCACCGTGCTGGGGGTGGTGGTGGGGTCGCTGGTGCCCTTTTTTGCGTCCTCGCTGGAAAGCCAGCTGCTGATCATCGTGGTCTGCACTGCCCTCTTTTTTATTCTCCGCAGCACTCGCTACGGCCTTTCCACCTTCTTCGTGACCATTCAGGCGCTGACCAGCCTCTCGCTGGCCGGATTAGACCTCTACGCCGTCATGCCGCTGCGGGTGACCGACACAGTGGCCGGCTCGGTCATCGCCTGGCTGGCAGTCACGCTGCTGTGGCCCGACTGGCGGCATCTGGCGCTGGACCGCACCGCCGCGCGGGCCTTTCGCAGCGCCGCAGATTACCTGGACCAGATCACAGAGCAGCTGCGCAGCGCCGGGCCGCAGGGCGAGCCGCTGGAGTACCGGGTGGCCCGCCGCCGGGCGCACGAGGACGCCGCGCAGCTCAGCTCGGCACTGTCGGACATGAGCAGTGAACCGCGCCGCTACGCTGGCCGCCTGCAAAGCGGGTTTGACCTGCTGCAGCTCGACTCCACCCTGCTGGGTTACATCTCGGCGCTGGGGGCTTACCGCAGCCGGCTGGGACCGGGGCCTGATCCGGCGCGGCTGGCGGACCTGCTGCGGCCGGCCGGGCAGCTGAGCGACTTGCTGCGCCGCCTGGGTGAACTGGACCGCCCGGCTTTTGACGCAGCGCTGGCTAGGGTTCAAGCAGACTTGGACCGCCTGCGCCCAGCGGACCCGGCTGACCCCAGTCAGGTGCTGTGGCAGCAACTGGCCCTGATTGCCGGGCTGCTGGAACCGGCCTATCAGGCGCTGCAGCAGGCGTCAGCGCCTGCTCAAGCACCGCTGGGTCCTGGCCCTGCCCCGCTGCCCGGCTGA
- a CDS encoding glycerate kinase, whose product MRALIAPDSFKGCLDAAGVATAIAAGVRAAAPAAEICCLPLADGGEGTLEVLTGVGGFQRREREVSGPLGRPLRASYAVSGATAVVELAAASGLTLLSEQVLDPRRSSTFGTGELLLAAARELPPGGRVLLCIGGSATNDAGTGLLRALGVRFLDIEGDPLPEGGAALARLAHIDLSGVAPEVRQLSIEVACDVTCPLVGPQGASAVFGPQKGASPPVVAELDCALTHFADVVQRQFGVALHDLPGAGAAGGTAGGLHALLGTRLRPGAELVAQASGLTRRLETEVWDLVWTGEGSLDRQSAHGKVVSCVAALAARHGFPVIALAGQVSPGILEAVPGLTAAFALADRPLSLAESRVRAAELLTRQAEHLTRLYGCARPGGPER is encoded by the coding sequence ATGAGGGCCCTGATTGCGCCGGACTCCTTCAAGGGCTGCCTGGACGCCGCCGGGGTGGCCACCGCCATTGCGGCCGGGGTCCGGGCGGCGGCGCCGGCGGCCGAGATCTGCTGCCTGCCGCTGGCCGACGGGGGCGAAGGCACCCTGGAGGTCCTGACCGGCGTGGGCGGCTTTCAGCGGCGAGAGCGGGAGGTGAGCGGACCGCTGGGCCGGCCGCTGCGGGCCAGTTATGCCGTTTCCGGCGCGACTGCCGTAGTCGAGCTGGCGGCTGCCTCGGGCCTGACCCTGCTGAGTGAGCAGGTGCTGGACCCCCGCCGCAGCAGCACCTTCGGGACCGGCGAACTGTTGCTGGCAGCGGCGCGGGAACTGCCGCCCGGCGGCCGGGTGCTGCTGTGCATCGGCGGCAGCGCCACCAACGATGCCGGCACAGGACTGCTGCGGGCGCTGGGCGTCCGTTTTCTAGACATTGAAGGTGACCCGCTGCCGGAAGGAGGCGCGGCACTGGCCCGGCTGGCCCACATCGACCTGTCAGGCGTGGCGCCGGAAGTGCGGCAGCTGAGCATCGAGGTTGCCTGTGATGTGACCTGCCCATTGGTGGGCCCCCAGGGCGCCTCGGCTGTGTTCGGGCCGCAAAAAGGTGCTTCGCCGCCGGTGGTCGCGGAACTGGACTGCGCGCTGACCCACTTTGCCGATGTGGTCCAGCGGCAGTTCGGGGTGGCGCTGCATGACCTGCCCGGCGCGGGGGCGGCTGGGGGAACCGCCGGAGGCCTGCATGCGCTGCTGGGCACTCGGCTACGGCCGGGGGCGGAACTGGTGGCACAGGCCAGTGGCCTGACCCGGCGCCTGGAGACCGAAGTCTGGGACCTAGTCTGGACCGGTGAGGGCAGCCTTGACCGCCAGAGTGCCCATGGCAAGGTGGTGTCATGTGTCGCGGCGTTGGCGGCCCGGCATGGTTTCCCGGTGATCGCGCTGGCCGGGCAGGTCAGTCCCGGCATTCTGGAAGCGGTGCCGGGACTGACTGCCGCTTTTGCCCTGGCCGACCGGCCGCTGTCGCTGGCTGAAAGCCGTGTGCGGGCCGCCGAACTGCTGACCCGGCAGGCGGAGCATCTGACCCGGCTTTATGGCTGTGCGCGGCCGGGCGGGCCGGAGCGCTGA
- a CDS encoding IucA/IucC family protein, which yields MKSEDTSPALTAAQQAGAMNLLHCLLRELGTPAEREVLTWEGRTEGEDERKAEPALRLTLQQPQLLGAELWVPLLSRWPEPQPQWPCWPDGRQPEPAALQALLLDEITARTGHDSPNVRADHALSTAFTAQFLAPHLAAAQPEPLPRGMNSFIRSEQDLLLGHRFHPSPKSRGELGLAGWRPYSPELQAAFPLEYLLVPHSRLLEGGAPGSRTELADRLTEVAEYAPPAGTALLPVHPVQLQLLRQRDDFQAALRRGEMELLGARGRTFFPGTSLRTLYEPRSDTALKFGLNLRITNWVRRNITAEMQASVALSEYLDAAFPAELRAQMLLEPAYRGAAAPGEDGTPSELQESLGVLQREGTGRHLPAGGWLVPACTLFEEEVAGRPSWLRRIIQAAGVPLEEGLQRLYRSYLSSLLNLSLRCFEEFGVLLEPHLQNTVVAITPQLECRCLVRDMDSVRFIRGRVQPVPAGRAIPAATLDYASYSEEVAWQRLSYTLIVNNLFEVSKAALRLAPALEAPLAEIYREVLQQLARGGSLLADYLLDDPVIWFKANLSTRWRGLRDSQAPFLRFPASTFSGHPL from the coding sequence ATGAAGTCAGAAGACACTTCCCCGGCGCTGACAGCCGCGCAGCAGGCCGGGGCCATGAACCTGCTGCACTGCCTGCTGCGTGAACTCGGCACCCCCGCCGAGCGCGAGGTGCTGACCTGGGAGGGGAGAACAGAAGGGGAAGATGAGCGGAAGGCGGAACCAGCCCTGCGCCTGACCCTGCAACAGCCACAATTGCTGGGAGCTGAGCTGTGGGTGCCGCTGCTCAGCCGCTGGCCAGAGCCGCAGCCGCAGTGGCCCTGCTGGCCGGATGGGCGGCAACCGGAGCCGGCAGCCCTGCAAGCACTGCTGCTGGACGAAATCACTGCCCGCACCGGCCATGACAGTCCCAACGTTCGCGCCGACCACGCGCTGAGTACCGCTTTTACTGCCCAGTTCCTGGCGCCACATCTTGCCGCTGCGCAGCCGGAGCCGCTGCCACGGGGCATGAATAGTTTCATCCGGTCCGAGCAGGACCTGCTGCTGGGGCACCGGTTTCATCCCTCGCCCAAATCGCGCGGTGAGCTGGGGCTGGCCGGCTGGCGGCCTTACTCGCCGGAGTTGCAAGCCGCTTTTCCTCTGGAATACCTGCTGGTGCCGCACAGCCGGCTGCTGGAAGGCGGCGCCCCAGGGAGCCGCACCGAGCTGGCAGACCGCCTGACCGAGGTGGCCGAGTACGCGCCCCCGGCCGGCACGGCACTGCTGCCGGTGCATCCGGTGCAGCTGCAGCTGCTGCGCCAGCGCGACGACTTTCAGGCCGCACTGCGCCGGGGAGAAATGGAATTGCTGGGCGCCCGTGGCCGGACTTTTTTCCCGGGCACCAGCCTGCGTACCCTCTACGAGCCACGCAGCGACACAGCCCTCAAATTCGGGCTGAACCTGCGGATCACCAACTGGGTCCGGCGCAATATCACCGCCGAGATGCAGGCGTCGGTGGCCCTCTCGGAATATCTGGACGCTGCCTTTCCAGCAGAGCTGCGAGCACAGATGCTGCTGGAGCCGGCCTACCGGGGTGCCGCAGCTCCGGGCGAGGACGGCACTCCCAGCGAACTGCAAGAAAGCCTAGGCGTCTTGCAGCGTGAAGGCACTGGCAGGCACCTACCGGCAGGCGGCTGGCTGGTGCCCGCCTGCACCCTGTTTGAAGAGGAGGTGGCCGGCCGGCCCAGTTGGCTGCGGCGCATCATTCAGGCGGCCGGTGTCCCGCTGGAAGAAGGCCTGCAGCGGCTTTACCGTTCATACCTGAGCAGCCTGCTGAACCTCAGCCTGCGCTGCTTTGAGGAATTCGGCGTGTTGCTCGAACCTCACCTGCAAAATACGGTGGTGGCCATCACGCCGCAGCTGGAGTGCCGCTGCCTGGTCCGCGATATGGACAGCGTGCGCTTCATTCGTGGCCGGGTCCAACCGGTGCCGGCAGGCCGCGCCATTCCTGCAGCCACCCTGGACTACGCTTCCTACAGCGAGGAAGTCGCCTGGCAGCGCCTCAGTTACACTCTGATCGTCAACAATCTCTTCGAGGTCAGCAAGGCCGCCCTACGGCTCGCCCCGGCCCTGGAGGCCCCGCTGGCTGAGATCTACCGGGAAGTCCTGCAACAGCTGGCCCGGGGCGGCTCCCTGCTGGCCGACTATCTGCTGGATGACCCAGTCATCTGGTTCAAAGCCAACCTCAGCACCCGCTGGCGGGGCCTGAGAGATAGCCAGGCTCCCTTTTTACGTTTTCCAGCCTCGACCTTTTCAGGGCATCCGCTATGA
- a CDS encoding transposase gives MYKQVSGERTHILSQRILDIPETLYQRRSLEASLHLFHSPGQKTKFSQAEGVSPSALSRFFNIYDWDSDRCWEEMQDTQWRMLLDAARHKRRPRLRLSVDLTTVEKVGTQLPYVSVYNGRHGIHLVVLFAENGELKFPISYRIYQGKHTSTPVTLALDLLEEVPDFVGKRFQVCVLADSGFESAVFLEGVQRLGFEFVVGVRSNRRTDHPGRVTVADCPHGGYVNLANWPLETLSLGRMDRGDREFFAVSSELLEGDDILAEGKRRWALESFFKEGKHQFGLAQFALRTARGLDRWILMVFLAFTLTTLHRSEALTLKEAARLALYALFPEVRLNHLLGQLRKEQEFLRQHGYSLSYARCNL, from the coding sequence GTGTACAAACAGGTTTCAGGGGAGCGCACCCATATTCTCTCACAGCGGATTCTGGACATTCCAGAGACGCTGTACCAACGGCGAAGCCTGGAGGCTTCGCTGCACCTCTTCCACAGTCCAGGTCAGAAGACCAAGTTCAGCCAGGCAGAGGGAGTCAGCCCCAGTGCACTCAGCCGTTTCTTCAACATCTACGACTGGGATTCAGACCGTTGCTGGGAAGAGATGCAGGACACCCAATGGCGCATGTTGCTGGACGCGGCTCGTCACAAACGCAGACCTCGTCTGCGTCTCAGTGTGGACCTGACCACGGTGGAAAAGGTGGGGACTCAACTGCCCTACGTCAGCGTCTACAACGGCAGGCACGGCATCCATCTGGTGGTCTTGTTCGCCGAAAATGGGGAACTGAAGTTCCCCATTTCTTACCGGATCTACCAGGGCAAGCACACCAGCACCCCGGTCACACTGGCCCTCGACTTGCTGGAAGAGGTGCCAGACTTCGTCGGGAAGCGCTTTCAGGTCTGCGTACTGGCAGACAGTGGATTCGAATCCGCTGTTTTTCTGGAAGGCGTGCAGCGCCTGGGTTTTGAGTTCGTGGTGGGTGTGCGGAGCAACCGACGCACGGATCATCCTGGGCGGGTGACGGTTGCGGACTGTCCGCATGGGGGGTACGTCAACCTCGCCAACTGGCCTCTGGAAACGCTGTCTCTGGGGAGGATGGACCGTGGGGACCGTGAATTCTTCGCGGTGTCGTCTGAGCTGTTAGAGGGGGATGACATCCTGGCCGAAGGAAAACGGCGCTGGGCACTGGAGTCGTTTTTCAAAGAAGGGAAGCATCAGTTTGGGTTGGCGCAGTTCGCGCTGCGAACTGCCAGGGGTCTGGACCGCTGGATTCTGATGGTCTTCCTGGCCTTCACCCTGACGACGCTGCACCGCTCAGAGGCCCTGACCTTGAAGGAAGCTGCACGCCTGGCTCTCTACGCCTTGTTCCCCGAAGTCAGGCTCAACCACCTGCTGGGCCAGCTTCGGAAAGAGCAAGAATTCCTGCGCCAGCACGGCTATTCGCTCAGCTATGCAAGGTGCAACTTATGA
- a CDS encoding xanthine dehydrogenase family protein molybdopterin-binding subunit yields MSHTDLPSAYLAGGSTGTYNWGSAVMMAAFKFRDRYGLSPSEGDAAEAGAYFPDEASNYALDAYGAHFAEVKVSSVTGEVHVTRMLGVYDPGRIINPRTANSQFIGGMTMGISAALHEESYLDSRFGHVMNSDFAGYHIAANADVPQVEARWIEYPDPMYGPTGAKGIGEIGIVGVPAAIGNAIYNATGKRLRELPFTPAKLVE; encoded by the coding sequence ATGAGTCACACCGACCTGCCTTCGGCTTACCTGGCCGGGGGGTCTACCGGCACCTACAACTGGGGCAGCGCCGTGATGATGGCGGCTTTCAAGTTCCGTGACCGGTATGGCCTGTCGCCCTCGGAAGGAGACGCAGCCGAAGCCGGAGCCTATTTCCCAGATGAGGCAAGCAACTACGCGCTGGACGCTTACGGCGCCCACTTTGCCGAGGTGAAGGTGAGCAGTGTGACTGGGGAGGTCCACGTGACCCGGATGCTGGGCGTGTATGACCCGGGCCGCATCATCAACCCGCGCACCGCCAACTCGCAGTTTATTGGCGGGATGACGATGGGCATAAGCGCCGCGCTGCATGAGGAAAGCTACCTCGATTCCCGCTTTGGACACGTAATGAACAGCGACTTTGCCGGTTATCACATCGCTGCCAACGCCGACGTGCCCCAGGTTGAGGCCCGCTGGATCGAGTACCCCGATCCTATGTATGGCCCGACCGGCGCCAAGGGAATCGGTGAAATCGGGATTGTGGGTGTACCTGCCGCCATCGGCAACGCGATCTACAACGCGACGGGCAAGCGCCTGCGCGAGCTGCCATTTACGCCTGCCAAGCTGGTGGAATAA
- a CDS encoding ABC transporter substrate-binding protein: MKRANWYFALVLGSAGMLGLGQAQPAPLTVQHDEGTARIEKTPERLLVIDEEALGWIYALNLEDRVVGLGSSYITPAMLDGSRVKPEVLKRGFFGHGRLNAPTYVGSWTAPNLETVTALRPDLVVQATWDGNENYEKLNAVAPTLGYKEGGADYWKKAVTDLGEIFGRQERAAAVTQLPANVNRYNHAALEAAGVFQRFPKVVVVAPFAGGSNWVYGSTRLIDDLRALGFKDGIQLDKTTLDIGAEVSEEALLGLDDQTLVVLFPPGGEYNGAKAFMQSAVGQRLKDQTVLYEPEEFSPYAGPLTQARNSNRVTKAILDFVR, from the coding sequence ATGAAGCGAGCAAACTGGTATTTTGCCCTGGTTCTGGGCAGCGCGGGGATGCTGGGTCTGGGCCAGGCTCAGCCGGCTCCCCTGACCGTTCAGCATGATGAGGGCACCGCCCGGATTGAAAAGACCCCGGAGCGCCTGCTGGTGATTGACGAAGAGGCACTCGGCTGGATTTATGCACTGAATCTGGAAGACCGGGTGGTGGGCCTGGGCAGTTCGTATATCACGCCCGCGATGCTGGACGGCAGCCGGGTCAAGCCGGAGGTGCTGAAGCGGGGATTTTTCGGACATGGCCGGCTGAACGCGCCAACCTATGTGGGCAGCTGGACCGCCCCCAACCTGGAAACGGTGACGGCGCTGCGCCCCGATCTGGTGGTGCAGGCGACCTGGGATGGCAATGAAAACTACGAGAAGCTGAATGCGGTGGCACCGACGCTGGGCTACAAGGAAGGGGGCGCCGACTACTGGAAGAAAGCCGTCACCGACCTGGGCGAGATCTTCGGGCGGCAGGAACGGGCAGCGGCCGTGACGCAACTGCCGGCGAATGTCAACCGCTATAACCACGCTGCGCTGGAAGCAGCCGGGGTGTTCCAGCGTTTTCCCAAGGTGGTGGTGGTGGCGCCCTTCGCCGGCGGAAGCAACTGGGTGTACGGCAGCACCCGCCTGATTGACGACCTGCGTGCCCTGGGCTTTAAGGATGGCATCCAGCTGGACAAGACGACCCTGGACATAGGCGCCGAGGTCAGCGAGGAAGCGCTGCTGGGCCTGGACGATCAGACGCTGGTGGTGCTGTTCCCGCCGGGCGGAGAGTACAACGGCGCCAAAGCTTTCATGCAGAGTGCCGTCGGACAGCGCCTGAAAGACCAGACCGTGCTGTATGAACCCGAAGAATTCAGCCCCTACGCCGGCCCACTGACCCAGGCACGCAATTCCAACCGGGTCACCAAAGCCATTTTGGACTTCGTGCGGTGA
- a CDS encoding sucrase ferredoxin, producing MRLCADLSRESGAQLQGSAHRWDTCIAFEATVHEWDLFRDPASMSPAQRRALAVLGDWVERSVTGYGMVMYAPHDLSNFDAGRRRARVYTRPAGPLGHFQRQDFYADETQLWALFEQYVAGAGQSEAEPVAALDGPDWHLCTHGRVDSACGRYGALLFQTLRGEDARLWRTAHFGGHRFAPTLLELPAGRYWGNLTPELTQQLMRRGGDWRAVAACYRGCAGFDRAAQYAGAAAFERAGWWWLDARREAEVLHEDAQGFEVELRYWPPQGYGAPGRVQVRGELTATLQLPESSHTPDLSPAPQYRVTLGGDL from the coding sequence ATGCGGCTGTGCGCCGATCTTTCGCGTGAAAGCGGTGCCCAGCTGCAGGGCAGTGCGCACCGCTGGGACACTTGCATCGCTTTCGAGGCCACCGTACACGAGTGGGACCTGTTTCGTGACCCTGCCAGTATGAGCCCGGCGCAGCGCAGGGCCCTGGCTGTGCTGGGTGACTGGGTGGAACGCTCGGTCACCGGGTACGGCATGGTCATGTATGCGCCGCACGACCTGTCCAACTTTGATGCCGGGCGGCGGCGGGCCAGGGTATACACCCGCCCGGCCGGGCCACTGGGCCACTTTCAGCGGCAGGATTTCTACGCGGACGAAACCCAGCTCTGGGCGTTGTTCGAACAGTACGTAGCGGGGGCAGGGCAGTCGGAAGCCGAGCCGGTCGCTGCGCTGGATGGCCCGGACTGGCACCTGTGCACCCACGGCCGGGTAGACAGTGCCTGCGGGCGGTACGGCGCACTGCTGTTCCAGACCCTGCGCGGTGAGGACGCCCGGCTATGGCGCACCGCGCACTTCGGGGGGCACCGCTTTGCGCCCACGCTGCTGGAACTGCCGGCCGGGCGCTACTGGGGCAACCTGACCCCCGAGCTGACCCAGCAACTGATGCGGCGCGGGGGCGACTGGCGGGCAGTGGCCGCCTGTTACCGTGGCTGCGCCGGCTTTGACCGGGCCGCGCAATACGCCGGCGCCGCCGCGTTCGAGCGGGCCGGCTGGTGGTGGCTGGACGCCCGGCGCGAGGCCGAGGTGCTGCACGAGGATGCCCAGGGCTTTGAAGTAGAGCTGCGCTACTGGCCCCCGCAAGGGTACGGCGCGCCCGGCCGGGTGCAGGTGCGCGGCGAACTGACGGCCACCCTGCAGCTGCCAGAAAGCAGCCATACCCCCGATCTGTCGCCGGCCCCACAGTACCGCGTCACCCTGGGGGGCGATCTGTGA
- a CDS encoding FecCD family ABC transporter permease, translating into MKARPPVARTLLWYAAAGALLALAVLVSLSSGALQIPAEDVLQVLRFPDSSKESLTVWTLRFPRTLAAGLAGAALGVSGLLLQGVTRNPLADPGILGVEAGAALALMLGVVFFPAVSGLSVPLAFAGGLLAAAFTLGFAARGGFTPLRLALSGVAVAALFSAATRGIQILWEDRAQAALVLLNGTVAGRSWEDLGRTWPWLALPLLLSLLVGPRVNLLSLGQDVARGLGARAGRDLLGLSLLGVLLAAGAVALAGPLGYVGLIVPHLARGLLGQDHRLTLPLSALLGAALLIWADVAARMINAPAETPVGLLIAALGTPFFVFLARRIRA; encoded by the coding sequence GTGAAGGCCCGCCCCCCAGTCGCCCGGACACTGCTGTGGTACGCCGCCGCCGGGGCGCTGCTGGCGCTGGCCGTTCTGGTTTCGCTGAGCAGCGGCGCGCTGCAGATTCCTGCCGAGGACGTGCTGCAGGTGCTGCGCTTTCCAGACAGTTCCAAAGAAAGCCTGACCGTCTGGACCCTGCGCTTTCCGCGCACCCTGGCGGCCGGCCTGGCCGGCGCGGCGCTGGGTGTCAGCGGCTTGTTGCTGCAGGGCGTGACCCGCAACCCCCTGGCCGACCCCGGCATTCTGGGGGTAGAAGCCGGCGCGGCGCTGGCCCTGATGCTGGGGGTGGTGTTTTTCCCGGCCGTGAGCGGGCTGAGCGTGCCACTGGCCTTTGCCGGCGGACTGCTGGCGGCGGCCTTCACCCTGGGCTTCGCTGCCCGGGGGGGCTTTACCCCGCTGCGGCTGGCCCTGAGCGGGGTGGCGGTGGCGGCGCTGTTCAGCGCAGCGACCCGCGGCATCCAGATTCTGTGGGAGGACCGCGCGCAGGCCGCGCTGGTGCTGCTGAACGGCACGGTGGCCGGGCGCAGCTGGGAGGACCTGGGCCGGACCTGGCCCTGGTTGGCACTGCCGCTGCTGCTCAGCCTGCTGGTAGGCCCACGCGTCAACCTGCTCTCGCTGGGGCAGGACGTGGCCCGTGGCCTGGGCGCCCGCGCAGGCCGTGACCTGCTGGGCCTCAGCCTGCTGGGCGTATTGCTGGCCGCCGGGGCCGTGGCGTTGGCCGGGCCGCTGGGGTACGTGGGGTTGATCGTGCCGCACCTGGCCCGTGGGCTGCTGGGACAGGATCACCGGCTCACGCTGCCGCTGAGTGCCCTGCTGGGCGCCGCCCTGCTGATCTGGGCCGACGTGGCCGCCCGAATGATCAACGCCCCGGCCGAAACCCCGGTGGGGCTGCTGATCGCCGCGCTGGGCACACCCTTTTTCGTCTTTCTGGCCCGGCGAATCCGTGCCTGA
- a CDS encoding ABC transporter substrate-binding protein encodes MIDLAYAAPFLASSRLARCRWLALGLSTALLACSPQERAQTGAASSANTDVATASSASAAPDQASGAAAPASAASSMQTGDTASRVVALEYSYLDMLAALGVKPVGGALGNTGAERGAPAYLQQYLDGVADVGTRAQPSLEAISALKPDLILADSKIQASVLPALRNIAQVQDYNNRSASYDDVMEQLRSVGKLTGRQTQAQAELDRQARLLEDTRAAAAPDAPAVLAAVATPEAFLVHSSQSFAGSLFQKLGRSYVAQAKDGDVIYEVSLEGLAALNPPSLVLMNAQDQTPITVKWASNPLWQGLDAVKAQRVYEVDRDLWARSRGPLSVERIFGQMRDSGLLNNQAPAEGFRPRP; translated from the coding sequence ATGATTGACCTTGCTTACGCTGCCCCTTTCCTCGCCTCTTCCCGGCTGGCCCGCTGCCGCTGGCTGGCCCTGGGCCTCAGCACCGCGCTGCTGGCCTGCTCACCGCAGGAGCGCGCGCAGACCGGCGCCGCATCCAGTGCGAATACAGATGTGGCCACAGCATCTTCTGCCTCTGCGGCTCCTGATCAGGCCAGCGGCGCGGCCGCCCCGGCTTCTGCCGCTTCCAGCATGCAGACCGGGGACACGGCCTCACGGGTGGTGGCGCTGGAATATTCCTATCTGGACATGCTGGCCGCGCTGGGTGTGAAGCCAGTGGGCGGCGCGCTGGGCAACACCGGCGCCGAGCGGGGAGCCCCAGCCTACTTGCAGCAGTATCTGGACGGCGTGGCCGATGTGGGCACCCGCGCCCAACCCAGCCTGGAAGCCATCAGCGCCCTAAAACCGGACCTAATTCTGGCCGACAGCAAGATCCAGGCCAGCGTGCTGCCGGCCCTGCGGAACATCGCGCAGGTGCAGGACTACAATAACCGCTCGGCCAGTTATGACGACGTGATGGAGCAGCTGCGCAGCGTCGGCAAGCTGACCGGCCGTCAGACTCAGGCCCAGGCCGAACTGGACCGCCAAGCCCGCTTGCTGGAGGACACCCGCGCCGCCGCAGCGCCGGACGCTCCCGCGGTGCTGGCCGCCGTGGCAACCCCGGAAGCCTTCTTGGTCCACTCCAGTCAGAGCTTTGCCGGCAGCCTGTTTCAGAAGCTGGGCCGCTCCTACGTGGCGCAGGCAAAGGACGGCGATGTGATTTACGAGGTCAGCCTCGAAGGGCTGGCGGCCCTCAACCCGCCCTCGCTGGTGCTGATGAACGCTCAGGACCAGACGCCCATCACCGTGAAATGGGCCAGCAACCCGCTGTGGCAGGGCCTGGACGCAGTGAAAGCGCAGCGGGTCTACGAGGTAGACCGGGACCTGTGGGCGCGCTCGCGCGGGCCGCTGTCGGTGGAGCGGATTTTCGGACAGATGCGTGACAGCGGCCTGCTGAACAACCAGGCCCCGGCGGAAGGCTTCCGGCCCCGGCCATGA